A window of the Polaribacter batillariae genome harbors these coding sequences:
- a CDS encoding energy transducer TonB — protein sequence MKVRAPHPKLKKEVFNIIQKPKFIPGKQNGKIVKTRYTLPISFEVE from the coding sequence ATTAAAGTAAGGGCTCCACACCCTAAATTAAAGAAAGAAGTCTTTAATATAATCCAAAAACCCAAATTTATTCCAGGAAAACAAAATGGTAAAATTGTAAAAACAAGATATACTTTACCTATTTCTTTTGAAGTGGAGTAA
- a CDS encoding DUF6503 family protein, translated as MKYYHVLIVLMFINCSKSEIKSLESKQIIAKSIQKHDPKKQWETTSFKVHIQEPRNKNPHRYSIVDLNNKTGHFELQRNREAFISKHIIDENGNAKTFLDHKIVVDTLMIQKYRLNPKINVRYKRFYQLLLGLPMSLQSEKVIIKDKIEPTLYNKKEVYKINIELKEPLFSKYWNLYFSQEDYMLLGVEMMFPDNPKKGERLFFDGIIKIDEILVPRMRHWYNMEDVYTGSDIILTEIK; from the coding sequence ATGAAATATTATCATGTACTTATTGTATTGATGTTTATTAATTGTTCTAAGTCTGAAATAAAATCCTTAGAAAGTAAACAAATAATAGCCAAAAGCATTCAAAAACACGACCCTAAAAAACAATGGGAAACTACAAGTTTTAAAGTACATATTCAGGAACCTAGAAATAAAAATCCGCATAGATATTCAATCGTAGATTTAAACAATAAAACTGGCCATTTCGAACTACAAAGAAACAGAGAAGCCTTTATTTCTAAACATATTATTGACGAGAATGGCAATGCGAAAACATTTTTAGATCATAAAATTGTTGTAGATACTTTAATGATTCAAAAATATAGATTAAACCCCAAAATAAACGTTCGCTACAAACGTTTTTATCAACTTTTATTAGGGTTACCAATGTCTTTACAAAGTGAAAAAGTTATTATAAAAGATAAGATAGAACCTACACTTTACAATAAAAAAGAGGTTTATAAAATAAATATTGAACTAAAAGAACCATTATTCTCTAAATATTGGAATTTATATTTTTCTCAAGAAGATTACATGCTTTTAGGCGTGGAAATGATGTTCCCTGATAATCCTAAAAAAGGAGAAAGATTGTTTTTTGATGGAATTATTAAAATTGATGAAATTCTAGTGCCAAGAATGCGTCATTGGTATAATATGGAAGATGTTTATACAGGTTCTGATATTATTCTTACAGAAATTAAATAA
- a CDS encoding OmpA family protein, with the protein MKNVIKKISVFTLAVSLTLGFSSCEATKNANNKQKGGVIGAGAGAIIGAIIGNNVGSGKNGKLGAVIGGVIGGGAGVLIGKKMDDQAKKIETEVPGAKVERVDNGIVVTFDENSGVYFDTNKSNINAKSQETLNKLSKVFLEFPDTNILVVGHTDSSGKAAYNMALSEKRAKSVTNFLVNKGLASSRFNTLWYGEEKPKYDNSTAEGRAKNRRVNVAIVPNDKMIEDVKKQAGEN; encoded by the coding sequence ATGAAAAACGTAATCAAAAAAATATCTGTTTTTACATTGGCAGTTTCACTAACACTAGGTTTTTCTAGTTGTGAAGCTACTAAAAACGCAAACAATAAACAAAAAGGTGGTGTTATAGGTGCTGGTGCTGGCGCTATTATTGGTGCTATTATTGGAAACAATGTTGGAAGTGGAAAAAACGGAAAACTTGGAGCCGTAATTGGTGGTGTAATTGGTGGTGGAGCTGGTGTTTTAATTGGTAAGAAAATGGACGACCAAGCGAAAAAAATTGAAACAGAAGTTCCTGGAGCCAAAGTAGAAAGAGTAGATAATGGTATTGTTGTTACTTTCGATGAAAATAGTGGTGTTTATTTCGATACAAACAAATCGAATATCAATGCGAAATCTCAAGAAACACTAAACAAACTTTCTAAAGTGTTTTTAGAATTTCCAGATACCAACATTTTAGTTGTTGGTCATACAGATAGCAGTGGTAAAGCCGCTTATAACATGGCTTTATCTGAAAAAAGAGCAAAATCTGTAACCAACTTTTTAGTAAATAAAGGTTTGGCTAGCAGTCGTTTTAATACACTTTGGTATGGAGAAGAAAAACCAAAATACGACAATTCAACTGCAGAAGGTAGAGCTAAAAACAGAAGAGTAAACGTAGCAATTGTTCCTAACGATAAGATGATTGAAGACGTTAAAAAACAAGCCGGAGAAAACTAG
- a CDS encoding lipocalin family protein yields the protein MKKIMIFIFALTLFSCGASKNVRSKEKTIKGNWVLNKITYSKTGDYNVTLFNDASKECLEGSSWKFVPNNNSGVYTVSNQGCNTGEREFIFVIQEINEDSGYYDFLLKPKNNENNIGFRVELSQLSDNFMTWQQNLTVNGNPFIINMNFTKQ from the coding sequence ATGAAAAAAATAATGATTTTTATATTTGCACTAACACTTTTTTCTTGTGGTGCATCTAAAAACGTAAGATCTAAAGAGAAAACGATAAAAGGAAACTGGGTACTTAATAAAATTACCTACAGTAAAACAGGCGACTATAATGTAACCCTTTTTAACGACGCTTCTAAAGAGTGTTTAGAAGGAAGTAGCTGGAAATTTGTACCCAATAATAACTCTGGAGTATATACAGTAAGCAATCAAGGTTGCAACACAGGAGAAAGAGAATTTATTTTCGTAATTCAAGAAATTAACGAAGATTCTGGCTATTACGATTTCTTACTAAAACCAAAAAACAACGAAAACAATATAGGTTTTAGAGTAGAATTGTCTCAATTATCAGATAATTTTATGACTTGGCAACAAAACTTAACCGTAAATGGGAATCCTTTTATTATTAATATGAACTTTACTAAACAATAA
- a CDS encoding histone deacetylase family protein, with the protein MLKIAYHPIYKHELPAGHRFPMEKYNLLPQQLLYEGTCVEENFFEPEIPNNKHFFTVHDPEYFFDLLNIQLSQKEARKIGFPISEILVEREMVIADGTMRASEFAIQNGIAMNIAGGTHHAFSNRGEAFCMLNDQAIGAKYLQNKGLAKKILIVDLDVHQGNGTAEIFKKDKSVFTFSMHGKSNYPFIKEKSDLDIPLENSTKDAEYLSILKNIFPKLIAKEKPDFVYYLCGVDVIETDKLGKLALTVKGCKERDQFVLETCFKNSIPIMCSMGGGYSKDINIIVNAHANTFRLAQEIYF; encoded by the coding sequence ATGCTCAAAATAGCATACCATCCCATATACAAACACGAATTACCAGCAGGTCATCGTTTTCCCATGGAAAAATACAATCTTTTGCCCCAACAATTATTGTACGAAGGAACTTGCGTAGAAGAAAATTTCTTCGAACCAGAAATACCAAATAATAAACATTTTTTTACAGTTCACGATCCAGAATATTTTTTCGATTTATTAAACATACAACTTTCACAAAAAGAAGCAAGAAAAATTGGCTTTCCTATTTCTGAAATACTTGTAGAAAGAGAAATGGTTATTGCAGATGGAACTATGAGAGCTTCTGAATTTGCCATACAAAACGGAATTGCGATGAATATTGCTGGCGGAACGCATCATGCTTTTTCGAATCGCGGAGAAGCTTTTTGTATGTTAAATGACCAAGCAATTGGTGCAAAATACCTTCAAAATAAAGGTTTGGCAAAGAAAATTTTAATTGTAGATTTAGATGTGCATCAAGGAAATGGAACTGCAGAAATTTTTAAAAAAGACAAATCTGTTTTTACATTTTCTATGCATGGAAAAAGCAATTATCCTTTCATCAAAGAAAAAAGCGATTTAGATATTCCTCTAGAAAATAGTACAAAAGATGCAGAATATTTATCAATCTTAAAAAACATATTTCCAAAACTTATTGCCAAAGAAAAACCCGATTTTGTATATTATTTATGTGGTGTAGATGTTATTGAAACCGATAAACTAGGAAAATTAGCACTAACCGTTAAAGGATGTAAAGAAAGAGACCAATTTGTATTGGAAACTTGCTTTAAAAATAGCATTCCTATTATGTGTTCTATGGGTGGTGGTTATTCGAAAGACATTAATATTATTGTAAATGCACACGCAAACACCTTTAGGCTTGCTCAAGAAATTTACTTTTAA